The following coding sequences are from one Panicum hallii strain FIL2 chromosome 5, PHallii_v3.1, whole genome shotgun sequence window:
- the LOC112893774 gene encoding uncharacterized protein LOC112893774, whose protein sequence is MVASAAPFTSGFLCPTKPRTPLLPSSSRPSHSRLHFRIRSPDPKNPAAAPVSSRMEAAQPQTRDAQGGAESAMKLLFVEMGVGYDQHGQDITAAAVRACKDAISSNSIPAFRGGSIPGVNTDQMKLQIKLGVPRSTQHLLDAERVKAVFPYGKIISFEVVDGGMICSSGVCLEAMGDKNDDCYIVNAAVYVGY, encoded by the exons ATGGTGGCGTCAGCAGCACCCTTCACCAGCGGCTTCCTCTGCCCGACCAAACCAAGGACGCCACTGCTCCCGTCCTCCTCCCGACCGTCTCACTCCCGCCTCCACTTCCGCATCCGATCCCCCGATCCCAAGAACCCAGCGGCGGCGCCCGTCTCCTCTCGCATGGAAGCGGCCCAGCCCCAGACGCGCGACGCCCAGGGAGGGGCGGAGTCGGCCATGAAACTGCTTTTCGTGGAGATGGGCGTCGGCTACGACCAGCACGGCCAGGacatcaccgccgccgccgtgcgcgccTGCAAGGacgccatctcctccaactccatCCCCGCCTTCCGCGGCG GGTCTATACCCGGAGTGAACACCGACCAGATGAAGCTGCAGATCAAGCTCGGCGTGCCGAGGTCGACGCAGCACTTGCTGGATGCTGAGAGAGTCAAAGCCGTCTTCCCCTA TGGCAAGATAATCAGCTTCGAGGTTGTCGACGGCGGCATGATCTGTTCAAGCGGCGTGTGCCTCGAAGCAATGGGGGACAAGAACGACGACTGCTACATAGTCAACGCTGCAGTTTATGTCGGCTACTGA
- the LOC112892247 gene encoding UBP1-associated protein 2C, with amino-acid sequence MLAETQTRIDKNSPIPPRFSTSPFSSRPRPPLHLQTLARVLPSHPLLAPMDPFSKKRKPDENGAATASPAGGAAALGLTRDDVLRLLEPLSRDQLADIAAAAALVSAHALDAVRAAADRDPALRKLFVRGLGWETTSDSLRAIFSAYGDLEEAVVITDKNTGRSKGYGFVTFRHADSAVLALKEPSKKIDGRMTVTQLAAAGAAGGPSGGAAGSGVAPVADVSLRKIFVGNVPADMSSERLLAHFASYGEIEEGPLGFDKQTGKFRGFALFVYKTPEGAQASLVDSVKVIEGHQLVCKLAIEGKKGKQGQSQQSGAANQQQQQQMMQGGPQEMQGGLGLGPGPQMGAQYGGPGSGLSSFGAFGGVGGGFGGPNPYGNMPSSMGGGSTGGLGSMGGQVPTGLGGAGAGAFGPGGLGGGSFGGSSQFGAGGMGAYGGIGMGGGSMYRMQQGGGGLPAGAFGEGGNYPLPGSGFRGQDPQGGMSPGPGGRAPPMYPNVPPYF; translated from the coding sequence ATGCTCGCAGAGACGCAGACTCGGATCGATAAAAACTCGCCGATCCCTCCTCGCTTCTCCACCTCCCCCTTCTCGTCCCGACCCCGGCCGCCGCTACACCTCCAAACCCTAGCTAGGGTTTTGCCCAGCCATCCCCTTCTCGCCCCCATGGATCCCTTCTCCAAGAAGCGCAAGCCCGACGAGAacggcgccgccaccgcctcccccgCCGGCGGGGCCGCCGCGCTGGGTCTCACCCGCGACGACGTCCTCCGCCTCCTCGAGCCGCTCTCCCGGGACCAGCTCGCCGacatcgcggccgccgccgcgctcgtcTCGGCGCACGCGCTCGACgccgtgcgcgccgccgccgaccgggACCCGGCCCTCCGCAAGCTATTCGTGCGGGGGCTCGGGTGGGAGACCACCTCCGACTCGCTCCGCGCCATATTCTCCGCCTACGGCGACCTCGAGGAGGCCGTGGTCATCACCGACAAGAATACGGGGCGGTCCAAGGGCTACGGCTTCGTCACCTTCCGCCACGCCGACTCCGCGGTCCTCGCGCTCAAGGAGCCATCCAAGAAGATCGACGGCCGCATGACCGTCACGCAGCTGGCTGCCGCCGGCGCGGCCGGAGGGCCGTCCGGTGGGGCCGCGGGCAGCGGTGTCGCTCCTGTGGCAGATGTCTCCCTTCGAAAAATCTTTGTCGGCAACGTCCCTGCCGACATGTCGTCCGAGCGCCTCCTTGCGCACTTCGCCTCTTATGGCGAGATCGAGGAGGGGCCGCTGGGTTTTGACAAGCAGACGGGCAAGTTCCGTGGCTTTGCCCTCTTTGTTTACAAGACGCCTGAGGGTGCGCAGGCCTCGTTAGTGGACTCGGTTAAGGTAATTGAGGGCCACCAGCTTGTATGCAAGCTCGCAATAGAGGGGAAGAAGGGGAAGCAGGGGCAATCACAACAATCTGGGGCTGccaaccagcagcagcagcagcagatgaTGCAGGGTGGTCCACAGGAAATGCAGGGAGGGCTTGGGCTTGGGCCTGGGCCGCAGATGGGAGCGCAGTATGGTGGCCCTGGGAGTGGTCTGTCTTCATTTGGTGCATTTGGTGGTGTTGGTGGCGGGTTTGGGGGTCCAAACCCTTATGGAAACATGCCATCTTCCATGGGTGGAGGGAGCACAGGTGGTTTAGGCTCAATGGGAGGCCAGGTGCCTACCGggttgggtggggctggggctgGCGCATTTGGGCCTGGTGGATTGGGTGGTGGCTCGTTTGGTGGATCGTCTCAGTTTGGTGCTGGTGGGATGGGGGCTTATGGCGGTATTGGAATGGGCGGAGGTTCCATGTACCGCATGCAACAGGGAGGAGGTGGGCTGCCTGCAGGTGCCTTTGGTGAAGGAGGGAACTACCCCCTTCCAGGGTCTGGTTTCCGCGGCCAGGACCCTCAAGGTGGGATGTCACCTGGGCCAGGTGGCAGGGCTCCTCCTATGTACCCCAATGTGCCGCCTTATTTCTAA
- the LOC112893773 gene encoding uncharacterized protein YNL011C: protein MALAACPRYDISHPRAFAPASGSRGLGLLRAPRSAASRPRGRLRRRSRAMAAYGGVHSTTDGDGAGASHAPPSLLVFSGGTAFNGVVEELKKVTTRVAHVLPVSDDGGSTAEIVRVLGGPAVGDIRSRCLRLSDESTSEALSVRKLLGHRLPIDPSEAKLEWYQIVEGEHSLWDGVSRPYRETIRAFLVYFHNEILRRSAEMFCFTNGSIGNFFFAGARIFFQSLDAAIFLFSRVSQIPAESLVLPVISTNDRLTLGCELWDGTIIRGQNEISHPSNGRREVVTKDCNSCTALPSRIKRVFYMSSEGSNLLHEVFPKANHTVLEQLSKVDCIVYAMGSLFTSVCPSLVLRGIGETIASRSIPKVLLLNGSHDRETAGLSASGFVTAITDSLNRTYGDPHKSLQNRPSDYVNAILVPEGGQVPLDIENLSAQGIFHVVTVESVHDPKVGVIFDPQSLIQALTSLISEEINTHLSELGYLTENVKLGS from the exons ATGGCGCTCGCCGCGTGCCCGCGCTACGACATAAGCCACCCCCGGGCCTTCGCTCCCGCTTCCGGAAGCCgcggcctcggcctcctccgcgccccgAGATCTGCCGCCTCCCGGCCCCggggccgcctccgccgccgcagccgcgccATGGCCGCCTACGGAGGCGTCCACTCTACcaccgacggcgacggcgccggaGCTTCCCACGCGCCCCCGTCGCTGCTCGTCTTCTCAG GTGGTACAGCATTTAATGGTGTTGTTGAAGAGCTGAAGAAAGTTACTACTCGAGTTGCACATGTGCTCCCTGTTTCTGATGATGGTGGAAGCACAGCTGAGATCGTGCGCGTGCTTG GTGGACCTGCTGTGGGAGACATAAGGTCAAGATGTTTGAGATTGTCTGATGAAAGTACTTCAGAAGCCCTTTCTGTTCGAAAGTTGCTTGGGCATCGCTTGCCTATTGATCCTTCAGAAGCAAAGCTGGAGTG GTACCAGATTGTAGAAGGAGAACACTCTTTATGGGATGGAGTCTCTCGGCCGTACAGGGAAACAATTCGTGCATTTTTGGTCTACTTTCATAATGAG ATACTTCGAAGGTCAGCTGAAATGTTTTGCTTCACCAACGGCAG CATTGGGAATTTCTTTTTTGCTGGGGCACGCATATTCTTCCAGTCGTTGGATGCTGCAATTTTTTTGTTTTCTCGCGTATCACAGATCCCCGCAGAAAGTCTTGTGCTTCCTGTTATATCAACGAATGACAGACTTACTCTGGGATGTGAACTATGG GATGGGACTATCATTCGCGGCCAAAACGAAATATCACATCCAAGCAATGGACGCCGAGAAGTTGTCACTAAG GATTGTAATTCGTGTACTGCACTTCCTTCAAGGATCAAACGTGTGTTTTACATGTCAAGTGAAGGTAGCAACCTGCTGCATGAG GTTTTTCCTAAAGCTAACCATACAGTTTTGGAGCAGTTAAGTAAAGTGGACTGCATTGTCTATGCTATGGGCTCACTCTTTACATCAGTTTGTCCATCACTG GTATTGCGTGGCATTGGTGAGACTATAGCGTCAAGATCCATCCCCAAG GTACTTCTTCTGAATGGGTCACATGATAGAGAGACTGCTGGGCTGTCCGCTTCTGGATTTGTAACTGCAATTACTGATTCTCTAAATCGGACGTATGGAGATCCTCACAAAAGCCTACAAAATCGA CCCAGTGACTATGTAAATGCTATATTGGTTCCAGAAGGAGGTCAAGTTCCTTTAGATATTGAAAACTTGTCTGCTCAGGGAATCTTTCATGTG GTAACTGTGGAGTCAGTACATGACCCGAAGGTGGGCGTTATATTTGATCCACAATCACTAATCCAAGCTCTAACCAGTCTCATATCTGAGGAGATAAATACGCACCTCTCTGAACTTGGTTATCTAACGGAAAATGTCAAATTAGGAAGTTGA
- the LOC112892248 gene encoding protein trichome birefringence-like, with amino-acid sequence MDHSTKPAAALPASSTRRWVLATSLCSLACLFLLSAGLMLVAAGYRPFQPGTAAPWDRFSRVQSASHAAAVAPAPDSSSSDALDLGHEDEEDAEPPAPAPAAAEEAGDDDSECDLFDGKWVEEPVGYPLYGAAECPFLSDQVACRRNGRPDSGYERWRWRPRGCGGRTRLGGAEALELCRDKRLVFVGDSLNRNMWESLACILYAAVPDRSRTRIVDDAGSEYRIFRAMDYNCSAEFFWSPFLVKLETKINQTRALKLDQLPVMLQRTVRADVLVFNTGHWWTHTSKLRAWDHFERDGKMVEMAGEEAFNRALRTWARWVDRNIDPSRTRVFFRSVSPEHKSVNWCYNQTSPISTGTVAPGFPKSLVTIVERNIKNMRTPVTYLNITHLSELRIDAHPSVYTITREGKLLSTEQQQQPLTYADCSHWCLPGLPDTWNMLLLDSLMRPPSNVHLPG; translated from the exons ATGGATCACTCCACGAAGCCAGCTGCTGCCCTCCCCGCGTCCTCGACACGGCGATGGGTCCTCGCCACCTCCCTCTGCTCCCTCGCgtgcctcttcctcctctccgccGGTCTAATGCTCGTCGCCGCCGGGTACCGCCCGTTCCAGCCGGGCACGGCGGCGCCGTGGGACCGCTTCTCCAGGGTGCAAAGTGCCTCGCATGCTGCCGCCGTCGCGCCGGCGCCAGACTCATCGTCGTCAGACGCACTTGATTTGGGCCACGAGGACGAGGAGGATGCCGAGCCCCCAGCACcggcccccgcggcggcggaggaagcggGGGACGACGACAGCGAGTGCGACCTGTTCGACGGGAAGTGGGTGGAGGAGCCGGTGGGTTACCCGCTGTACGGGGCCGCGGAGTGCCCGTTCCTGAGCGACCAGGTGGCGTGCCGCCGGAACGGCCGGCCGGACTCCGGCTAcgagcggtggcggtggcggcccaGGGGCTGCGGCGGCCGCACGAG GCTGGGCGGCGCGGAGGCCCTGGAGCTGTGCCGGGACAAGCGGCTGGTGTTCGTGGGCGACTCGCTGAACCGCAACATGTGGGAGTCGCTCGCCTGCATCCTCTACGCGGCGGTGCCGGACCGGTCGCGGACGCGCATCGTCGACGACGCCGGCTCCGAGTACAGGATCTTCCGCGCCATG GACTACAATTGCTCCGCGGAGTTCTTCTGGAGTCCGTTCCTCGTGAAGCTCGAAACAAAGATCAACCAGACTAGGGCGCTGAAGCTGGACCAGCTGCCGGTCATGCTGCAGAGGACCGTGCGCGCAGATGTTCTCGTCTTCAACACCGGCCACTGGTGGACTCACACTAGCAAGCTCAGGGC GTGGGACCATTTCGAGAGAGACGGGAAGATGGTTGAGATGGCAGGGGAGGAAGCCTTCAACAGAGCGCTGAGGACCTGGGCTAGGTGGGTCGACCGCAACATAGACCCCAGCAGAACCAGAGTATTCTTCCGGAGCGTCTCGCCTGAACACAAGAG TGTAAACTGGTGCTACAACCAGACGTCCCCAATCTCCACTGGAACAGTAGCTCCAGGGTTTCCAAAAAGCCTGGTCACCATTGTCGAGAGGAACATCAAGAACATGAGAACACCGGTCACATATCTGAATATCACCCACCTCTCAGAGCTCCGGATCGACGCACACCCATCGGTTTACACCATCACTCGGGAAGGGAAACTGCTTAGCacagagcagcagcagcaaccacTCACATATGCTGACTGCAGCCACTGGTGCCTACCAGGGCTACCAGATACCTGGAATATGCTTTTGCTTGACTCTTTGATGAGACCTCCCTCTAATGTACATTTGCCAGGGTGA